CTAATTTGAACAACTTTGATCATTGAAAACAATAATAAGGATACAATTTGTAACTTAGTATATCTCGAATAACGTATATCCCTAGAATATTCCTAATTATAtacgattttatatatttcgCTATCCTAAGAATTTACCATCAatcacaaatatataaatatcacaATCAACACACCGCAACAACCAATATAGACCTGCAAACTGTCTACCGTCATCTACCCTTATGGATTCCATAATCAAAATCAGCAACTTGAGTGATCTCAAGCCTTTCAAATCTGCATGGAGGGTCCATATGAAAGGAACCAACTTCTCCCATGCCCCCATATCTCTAGAGACAATCTCCTATGGGCCTCTCAAATCTCCTATACCCTCATTGCTTTAATGAAACATGAATATCCGATTTTGCccttttcatttttgaaattatttttttaataaaaaatatcaaaatttaaaaattttcaaaatttcaaaattttcaaaatttcaaaattttcaaaatttcaaaatttcaaaatttcaaaaatttcaagtagAACGAAGTATAACTCAGTAAAACTAAGTGCAACTATGTAAAACTATAccatataatttgaaattttcaaaattttcaaaatttcaaaattttcaaatttttaaaatttcaaaattttcaaattatatggtATAGTTTTACTTAGTTTTACTGAGTTATACTTCGTTCTACTGGGTAATACTGATGTTTAGTTATACTAAATTATACTGGTTATACTATGTTATACTGAGTTATATTGAATATTATGAGTGTTACTAAATATTACGGAGTACTACTGAGTGGTACTACTAAGTGCAGTTATACCAAGTGCTACTGAGTTATACTGTGTAAAACTGATTACTACTCGAGTTAGTTATACTGAGTTCTACTAGTTATATTGATTTCTATTAGTTATACTGAGTTCTACTAAGTAATATTGAGTTAGTTATACCGAGAGTAATACCAAATTATACTGAATCCAGATCTGAAgatgaaaataaataacaaacacgaaggaacaagaacaataagaaccctaaatcataaGAACCCAGAAATATATTTAACAATCCTAAATCGAAAACATCAGAACAATAAAAACCCGAAAACCAAGTAGATCTTAAGAGATTCCGATCTCTTTTTCCGCTTTTGTCGCCTTCTTCATCGTTACATCAGGCTGTATGCGTCACCTTGAATCTGATTCTTTTTCTGATTTTCAGATCTAATCTCAGATTCAACCGCTGCATCTGTCATCTTTGATTATGTAATTTTCAGATCTAAAATGAAGAAAGAACGAAAAAGATTTTCACTATTGGATTTGATGTagaagaagaatgaagaagaaacaaggaaaataaaagttgcagagaggaagagagaaacgtcgagaagaggaagagaaagaaaagaaaagaaaaatgaaagaaTAAGTAAAAAAGAATCTGATCCATAATATTTTAGGTTAGTAACCAAGGACAAAAAGGTAATCAACCAGTTTTtcgaattaaaaataattcaaaaagaaattattttttaggaAGGTTCTTGAGAGATTGGACTTTAAGAATTGAGGGTAATAGAGGAGATGTTTTATGTGAAAGTGCTTCATACGTGGAAGTCAATAAATCCCGACAATGGTGTTTCTCTTGAGTTGGTCTTAACAGACGAAAATGTAATATTCACTACCTATCTTCTATTTTAATTACACTTTATATATGAACttcagcttctttttttttaaatggtttaGGGTGTCAAAATCCAGGCCAGTTGCAAACAATCATTATTTCAGCTATTCCAGAGACATTGTCGTGTTGGAGAGTGGAAAGTTATTACTATCTTTTCTTTAAGTCCAGTATGTGGTCTTTACAGACACAGCTACCATATTTACAAGATGGAATTCATGAGTCAGACTTCAATAACTGATTCTAATCTCCACTGTGACAACATGTTTCTCGAGCTAAAGGATTTTGATAACATTAAAAATGGTTCACATGACACAAGTTTTCTTATTGGTAACTTCTAATTTTTATGCGATGTATTAGTTTATTACCTATAGTCCGACCTTCATATAACTAACTTTTGGTGTTACAGATGTGATTGGTGAAGTCTTAGACTTTGGTGGTCTTGATATTGTTCAATGTGCAAAAAAGAAGTGTCCAAAATGGACTTTACTCTAAGAGACATCAAGTaagtattttttaaacataacttAAAGTAAGTTTTTAATTCTAATTtgcattatttatttactatcTAAGCGACAACCGCCTTCAATGCTGCATTGCTGGGAAAATAGCTGAAATAATGACCCAAGGAAACAAACAACCAAACAATGGAGATATTTGTTTAATCAGATATGCTAAACTCGGAAACTACAAGGGTATTGTACAttgtatatgtaaatatttgtttaatgGTTATATTTTAAGTTAGATTTTTACATCTGTTTGATTTCTGTATCAGGAGAGTTGCAAGTCTCCAATGCTTTTGATTCTTCTTTGGTGTTACTAAACTCAGATATCAAGGAGGCGCAAGCACTTAAAAATATGCAAGTGCatcttattataatattatattagttCTAATGGATTACAATATGCTAATTATGTTGTTTTTGTATTTAGGTTTCATGTTGATGGTAACTCTCTTGATATGTATCAGGCTAAACATGACAAGGTTCTGATCCAGGAAAAGCGCCAAAAATGGTCGCAATTTCCATTCAAAACCATACAAGAAATGAAACGCACCGATAAGGTTCTGatctattgttttaaaaaatctcattATTTCTATTTTCTCACAGTTTTATATGGATCTGTTGTTTGGTAGGATGGAAAACTGAGAGTAGTTTGTACTGTTTATGCTATTGATACCGTTCATGGATGGTATTATATTGCTTGTGCTGTCTGCAGCAATAAGGTTTTCAAACAGGCAATTATCTTTGATGAAGTAGATGTGCAAGGCTGGTGGTGTGAATTTTGCCAGAGTAATGTTACCAAGGTTTCACCCATGTTATTTGctgatcataatttttttttttaaaatatacttattttattaggGGGTCTGATTCATTaccatttttgtaaaaaaatgatttttcagGTACAAGTTGGATTTGCTTGTGCAGGATCAGACTGGGGGGACTAAAATCACACTTCTAAGCTCAGTCGCAAAATCTATTGTGAAAACTTCTGCAGCCAAAGTTGTGAATGTTTTATTGGATGAGGTGATATGttacttatttttttacaaatttacaatattaatatatgtttactAGCGGGTATATACTTAGTGTAACTACTTTTAACAGGTTCAAGATCAAGAAATGTTTCCACCTGAAATTGTGGAGATCATTGGCACAACTTATGGATTTGGGATCTCGGTTGATGGAGTGGAAAAATTCAGTGCCATGAAAGTTTAGAATCTTAATGATATTATGTGGAAGAGAATTAAGTCACTACACCAGATGTCAGCTTCTTCTAGGAAAAAGCAATGCACAGATGGGATGAAGATTGCTGAAGCCAAAGAGAATATCAGTGGTTGATTTGTATGGGAATATTGGATGCtttttttacggttttggtttTTGCGTTTTAGcttatcttatgtttttttgtttctttaatgttttttattctGTTAGTTATTTGTACCTTTGGTATTCTTTCTGGTGtctataagaataaaataaaatgtcgtTTACTTATATATcaagattaaaaaaacataacacaTCAATTGTGATAAACTAACCAGTTAATAGCAATCATCAAACATCATACAGTCTCCATTTTCCTAACTATCCAGAACCAGTTCCATTCCTAATCCATTTCTAATATTATAGATTGGATAGTCTTTACTTACCTTAGTTTTGTTATGATCATGTCACGATGCAGAATCTGTTATTCCTCTTTTATATTACTTGAATGTTTGCGGTAAATCCTAACGGTAAAAGAAAACAGAATTAGAATCATGttattgttatcaaatatacaATATGACCTGTCTAAAGATAACATGGAATATGCTTGGATATTAAAAATACTCACTGTTAAAGatatgtgaattttttttgcaaaagaTCATTACATAACAATATGGAATACAACCGATCATGTAACTTCCTTATCTTTAACATAACAATAGGATAAAATCAAAACAGCACACTACGAATTTGttaactaaaaaatctattATAACCTACGCAAATATCAGATTAATTGATTTAATTGAATTTCGAGATATGTGATTTTACTTAACTAACGGAATATATTCTCTAGAATTTTGGAATAGGATTTCCTAAACCACGACCTTGGAGTTTgtcttatatatatgttgtgttTTAGCCTCAAAGCAACAACAACACAATTTTTAGCATTCCACGATTCTCACAACATGTCCTCCAAGCAAAAGATGGTTTACCTTGATGAGATTCGGCCATGGAAGACAGCTTGGTTGATTGAAGCCAAAGTGCTCCACACCTGGAAACCATCCAATGCCAGCTTTGGTGAGACTTTGGAAATCGTCTTATAAGACAAAAaggtaataaaaaaatttacatgctGTCACATTTGTTTTGTACTAAATGCAAACGACtcataaaatgtttttaacatcGCAGGGCTGCAAGATCCATGCTGCATGTAAGAAAAACTATCTGAAAACCTTGGGAGAAGAATGCAAAGTTGGTGAATGGAAGAAATTGTATAACTTTCAAGTGAGTGCAGCCGGCAAACATTACAGACCAACGCAGCACATGTACAAGATCACTTTCATCAACCAGACGGTTATTAAACCCTCTGATTTCCAAAACGATGACATGTTTCTTTCATTAGCAGAATTTGATTCTGTTATGAGTGGAAAATTGGATAACGATATCTTAATTGGTAATTAACCTACCTTTTATATATTTAGCTTTTTCTTATTGATCGTAATTTAAAgtatctgtttcttttttttaactaaacatTGTTGGACAAGCTATTGAAATCTCCGagattcaaacaatcaaatgtgttggaaaggataaaaaaaaaagattgaattcCAACTGAGAGACATCAGGTGATCAATTCCATATCTGTTTTTTCCGTTAAACTCCCCTTTAATTGTTTCAAGAATTAAATTTTCAGAATATTTGACCTTTTATTGTAGTGATCAACGCATACCATGTTGTTTGTGGGGTAACTTTGCTGAAGATTGGAATCTCATAGAGAAGAAGCTCAATTTGGAGTTGTTTTATGTTTGATCCGCTTTGCGAAGATTGGGGCGTTTAGAGGTAAATTTATAGTATATTAAGAGGGTTTATTACTAATTTATTCAGATAAATCTTAGGTAATCTCCAAGTCTCAAACTCATTTGATTCTTCGCAATTGGTGTTCAATCCTAACATAAAGGAAGCAAATGATTTAAGAGAAGCGTAAGATTTTAATAACCTTTTTAAAGTTATATAGAATACGATATAtttatgtactaatttaattgagtgactaattttaatttttgatacattgtagttttaaatttaatgaCGATTCTATGAGCATTGTTGAGACAAGTGAAGACGGGAAACATATTGTTACTCAAGCCAACAGTGGGACTGGACAGAAACTATCCAATTGGAAAGAATTTGAAGATAAAAAATTATCTGAGCTATTGGGTTGCACACAGGTTTTTCATTGTCTTTTCTACGCTTATTTTGCATTCATTTGGGTAATACTGATGATTATTAATTACAGGTTGAGAAGTGCAAGGTTGTTGCTACAATCTATGCTATAGATACTGATTATGCATGGTATTATTTTGGACGTGATCTGTGTCAACACAGGACTTTATAAGTCCTCCAGGAAGATATAAACCCTGACACCATATCCAAGCCCTTATTTTGGTGTGAAAAATGCAAACAGAATGTGACACCAAAGTAATATTTCCtacttatatgttatatgtagGTATACCAGTACGATCTTATTGTGTGATGTTACTATAGGTTTAAGCTTCATTTGATGGCTAAGGATGATACAGCTGAAGCAAAATTTGTACTTCTTGATTGGATTGCATGGCCAGTTATAGGAGTAAAAGCCGAAAAAAATCTGAATGGTTCTTTGGATGAGGTAATTTCTAGCGTATATCATTTAATTGGTGTACATGAATTGTCATCTTTTtctctaaatatttatttttatgtttgtttgtttcctaTAGGTTGAAGATCCTGAGTTATTGCCTGAGTGTATTACGGATCTCGTGGGAAAGACTTATAAGTTTGATGTTACAATTGAAAAAGGTGCTGAGATTTTTAAGGTGCTTAAAGTCTGGTCAGTTTACAACACACTCATGGTTGATTCCCAGTCTGAAACCGCCTTGGAAAGGGAAACAATAGCTATCTCAGGCTCAGAGGTATTGTTCtgtaaatgaatttttaatacttagtaaaacttttaagtttatattggcatatttgtgaaatattatttccatgcttttactaaatatttgtctacTTTCTAGGTGTCTCTATTAACTTACAGTGATGAAAGCTCTAGCAAGATGACAACTCCTTCAAAGCGAACAGTTGATGACATTGTTGACATTCCATACAACACCTCGACATCAAAGATATGCCATGTCAAAAGTATCAAGGTTGAGAAGATGACCAGTGAGGAGCTAAGCCTAAAGAAGAACTAAACTCTGCGCTTTTTAGTTCAACATTTATAttattagtgtttttatttatttatttaataagtgtttacAAACACATGTGTTTTATGCTTTTGTTAGCCATGTTTGggatttttaaacaatatttatatcgtGAGATTTTCTAATAAAAACTTCACTTTGTTCCATAGCACTGTTGCTAgcatatagtatatatttgtttatgatTCGATGACCAAGTTTCAAATTTGGATTTTTAAATAACAGAGAAATTTTGACATGTTAGTATCTAAGAGAAAGCTTGGAAAGAGATAGCTCAGAGATGATTTTTTTGTATCATCACCATGAATTTAAGTTATACCATTATAACTGTACTGCCAGTGcattaaaaacaaagaactaaCAAAATATGTTGGAAATAACTTTTAGCTTGTTAAAACAGAACATTTTGATTGATAGTTAAGCTTTTTGTGGaactatttttttcatataacgaattttatatcattaaatACGCGGGATTATTTTAAACTATAagtaatctttttaaaatctatacttAAAAGGTatttaatataaagaaaataatggtTTTGCTACAATTCGATAGAGTCAGATTAATAACCAACGAATCATCCTAAGACAGACGACACAGGGATGTTCTCCCATGGTCATTCATCTCAGAAAAGGAAACGTAAACCAGCTAATGATGAGAACGATAATTCTCAGGCCAGGAGTCAAAAAACAAATAGCAGCTTAGGAGTGGTGTTTGAAGATGTCACAAACATACCTCGCATACAGGGTAATTGTACTCTCTTACTCGGTCACTATATTAGACAGTATTCTACATTTTACTGTCCCTGCAATTATAGTATAGATTAGTGCATTGCTTTGAAGATTTATAGTGTCACTTTCATTTAATGCAGACAATGAACTCAGACTTTAAATTTCTCCAACAAAGAAGAACAGACTACATAGAGATGTTGGTTGTGAGTAAACAGAAAAACGTATATTACTATAtaattggtttaaaaaaaacaaatcaatacaTAAGTTTGTTTACAGCAACAAGCCTCAGGATGCTTAAGAATAGAATTAGGCAAACACCAAGAAACCTAACAAGCAGCATTATTCAAGACGGCATTGAGTCACAAATCAACATAAAAAATCCGACTCAGTCAGCAACATGGGGTTGTAATGATAAAACTACTTCAGAAGGTTAAGTGACATGTAGTTTCAGTGTTATCTAATTGGTAAATTGATTATACTGAAACATTATATTTAATCTTTACAGATCAAAAACGGATTCTAACCTCAAATTCAGAGGTCGCGACACCACTCAAGCGACCTTTAGGCTATCAGAGGAAGATATCTCACATTCAGGATAATAATATGGCTCCTATCTCAATTTAAAATACACCACCAAGCAATCAGTCTATACCTTTGTAATCAATTTTTGGCAGAGTATTAAAGGATATCACTAACACACCTCAAAGTGTTGGATTTGGCTCACAAGTGGTTCAAAACCGCACCATACCCTCTCCCATGTATGGCACACATTCTCCATATGTAGCGTCAACAAGCATGGCTTCCTGTAACAGTAAGAGCATTctattttttgtcaactgttATTTTTATATGGGAGATATACCTTGCTTATTCATTAAAACTTAT
The window above is part of the Brassica napus cultivar Da-Ae chromosome C3, Da-Ae, whole genome shotgun sequence genome. Proteins encoded here:
- the LOC106383260 gene encoding uncharacterized protein LOC106383260, whose amino-acid sequence is MTQGNKQPNNGDICLIRYAKLGNYKGELQVSNAFDSSLVLLNSDIKEAQALKNMQAKHDKVLIQEKRQKWSQFPFKTIQEMKRTDKDGKLRVVCTVYAIDTVHGWYYIACAVCSNKVFKQAIIFDEVDVQGWWCEFCQSNVTKVSPMYKLDLLVQDQTGGTKITLLSSVAKSIVKTSAAKVVNVLLDEVQDQEMFPPEIVEIIGTTYGFGISVDGVEKFSAMKV